The following proteins are encoded in a genomic region of Tenebrio molitor chromosome 7, icTenMoli1.1, whole genome shotgun sequence:
- the LOC138134380 gene encoding zinc finger protein 90-like isoform X2 yields MENLEYSESIPKCGYEKIHNCKRRPYVTKSPFYMLNHTKRHRLPLESSRCERNYLEKYNCKRCNFETDLVVILKQHFREYHRKNTDCVQDQLKNDTVVKSYICQKCTFETYSILMWIKHLDGSCFKPKEDCENVSEEEWYRCECCSFKTKEAIILEKHQTAKQSLHHFQWYCCDTCEFKTERNYDLKQHKTIHLSADAIQWYNCDKCDFKTILNNSLKRHEQIHLSADAIQWYNCDKCEFKTKYNENFKRHQKAHVSSDDAIEWYNCDKCEYKTKRKTNLRYHNIIHLSADAIQWYNCDKCEYKTKRKNYLKHHNIIHLSADAIQWYNCDKCEYKTKYKAKIKPHKKIHLSGNAVQWFSCDKCEYKTNRSFNLKSHKKKHLLTVQCFYCDKCEYKTHRSNYLKQHKKRHVSADVVKWFYCDKCEHKTKRRDHLKKHKKTHLSDAVQWFCCDKCEFKTKRIDSLKRHKEHLVCVKRKVRQLSKNNVEQRLK; encoded by the coding sequence atggaaaatttggAATATAGCGAGAGTATCCCGAAATGTGGCTACGAAAAGATTCACAATTGCAAGAGACGTCCTTACGTGACCAAATCACCTTTCTACATGCTGAATCACACGAAACGTCACCGGTTGCCACTCGAATCATCCAGATGCGAAAGaaactatttagaaaaatacaaCTGCAAGCGCTGCAATTTTGAAACCGATCTTGTggtaattttaaagcaacATTTCAGGGAATATCACAGAAAAAACACTGATTGCGTGCAAGATCaactaaaaaatgacactgttGTAAAAAGCTACATTTGTCAGAAGTGCACTTTTGAAACATATTCCATTTTAATGTGGATTAAACACTTGGATGGTTCATGTTTTAAGCCAAAAGAAGATTGTGAGAATGTTAGTGAAGAAGAGTGGTACCGATGCGAATGTTGTTCCTTTAAGACAAAGGAGGcaatcattttggaaaaacacCAGACCGCAAAGCAATCACTTCACCACTTCCAGTGGTATTGTTGTGATACATGCGAATTTAAAACGGAACGGAACTACGACCTAAAACaacataaaacaattcatctctcagcagatgccattcagtggtataattgtgataaatgcgacTTTAAAACGATACTAAACAATTCCTTAAAACGACATGAGcaaattcatctctcagcagatgccatccagtggtataattgtgataaatgcgaatttaagACGAAATATAACGAAAACTTTAAACGACATCAGAAAGCTCATGTCTCATCAGATGATGCCATCGAGtggtataattgtgataaatgcgaatacaaaacgaaacgtAAGACCAACCTGAGATACCATAACAtaattcatctctcagcagatgccatccagtggtataattgtgataaatgcgaatacaaaacaaaacgtaaGAACTACCTGAAACACCATAACAtaattcatctctcagcagatgccatccagtggtataattgtgataaatgcgaatacaaaacgaaatataaAGCTAAAATTAAACCacataagaaaattcatctctcagGAAATGCTGTTCAATGGTTTagttgtgataaatgcgaatatAAAACGAACAGAAGCTTCAATTTAAAATCACATAAGAAAAAGCATCTCTTAACTGTTCAATGCTTTTACTGTGATAAGTGCGAATATAAAACGCATAGAAGCAACTATTTAAAACAACATAAGAAAAGGCATGTCTCAGCAGATGTTGTTAAATGGTTTTACTGTGATAAGTGCGAACATAAAACGAAAAGACGcgaccatttaaaaaaacataagaaAACGCATCTCTCAGATGCTGTTCAGTGGTTTTGCTGTGATAAgtgcgaatttaaaacgaaacgaATCGACTCCCTAAAACGACATAAGGAACATCTAGTTTGTGTAAAACGAAAAGTACGACAACTATCTAAAAACAACGTTGAACAAAGACTCAAATAA
- the LOC138134380 gene encoding zinc finger protein 675-like isoform X3: MENLEYSESIPKCGYGKIRNCKRRPYVTKSPFYMPNHTKRHRLPLESSRCERNYLEKYNCKRCNFETDLVVILKQHFREYHRKDTDCVQDQLKNDTVVKSYICQKCTFETYSILMWIKHLDGSCFNPKEDCENVSEGEWYRCECCSFKTKEATVLEKHQAAKQSLHHFQWYCCDTCEFKTERNYDLKQHKTIHHSIDAIQWYNYDKCEFKTKYNENIKRHQKIHLSSDDAIEWYNCDKCEYKTKRKNNLKHHNIIHLSADAIQWYNCDKCEYKTKYKVKIRRHKKIHLSGNAVRWFSCDKCEYKTKRSDNLKSHKKKHLLTVQCLYCDECEYKTNRSNYLKQHKKKHVPADVVKCDKCEYKTKRRNHLKQHKKTHLSADAVQWFCCDKCEFKTKRIDSLKRHKKQLVCVKRPVLSKNNVEQRLK; encoded by the coding sequence atggaaaatttggAATATAGCGAGAGTATCCCGAAATGTGGCTACGGAAAGATTCGCAATTGCAAGAGACGTCCTTACGTGACCAAATCACCTTTCTACATGCCGAATCACACGAAACGTCACCGGTTGCCACTCGAATCATCCAGATGCGAAAGaaactatttagaaaaatacaaCTGCAAGCGCTGCAATTTTGAAACCGATCTTGTGGTCATTTTAAAGCAACATTTCAGGGAATATCACAGAAAGGACACTGATTGCGTGCAAGATCaactaaaaaatgacactgttGTAAAAAGCTACATTTGTCAGAAGTGCACTTTTGAAACATATTCCATTTTAATGTGGATTAAACATTTGGATGGTTCATGTTTTAACCCAAAAGAAGATTGTGAGAATGTTAGTGAAGGAGAGTGGTACCGATGCGAATGTTGTTCCTTTAAGACAAAGGAGGCAACCGTTTTGGAAAAACACCAGGCCGCAAAGCAATCACTTCACCACTTCCAGTGGTATTGCTGTGATACCTGCGAATTTAAAACGGAACGGAACTACGACCTAAAACaacataaaacaattcatCACTCCATAGATGCCATCCAGTGGTATAATTatgataaatgcgaatttaagACGAAATATAACGAAAACATTAAACGACATCagaaaattcatctctcaTCAGATGATGCCATCGAGtggtataattgtgataaatgcgaatacaaaacgaaacgtAAGAACAACCTGAAACACCATAACAtaattcatctctcagcagatgccatccagtggtataattgtgataaatgcgaatacaaaacgaaatataaagttaaaattagacgacataagaaaattcatctctcagGAAATGCTGTTCGATGGTttagctgtgataaatgcgaatatAAAACGAAAAGAAGCGACAATTTAAAATCACATAAGAAAAAGCATCTCTTAACTGTTCAATGCCTTTACTGTGATGAGTGCGAATATAAAACGAATAGAAGCAACTATTTAAAACAACATAAGAAAAAGCATGTCCCAGCAGATGTTGTTAAATGTGATAAGTGCGAATATAAAACGAAAAGACGCAACCATTTAAAACAACATAAGAAAACgcatctctcagcagatgctgtTCAATGGTTTTGCTGTGATAAgtgcgaatttaaaacgaaacgaATCGACTCCCTAAAACGACATAAGAAACAACTGGTTTGTGTAAAACGACCAGTACTATCTAAAAACAACGTTGAACAAAGACTCAAATAA
- the LOC138134380 gene encoding zinc finger protein 43-like isoform X1: MVNHAKRHRLPLESTSCERNVLEKYYCKDCNFETDLVVIFKEHLREYHRKGTDWIQDQPKNDTVVKSYICQKCTFETYSVLMWIKHLDGSCFNAKEECQNISEEEWYPSECCSFRTKEATVLEKHQAAKQSRHHFRWYNCHKCEFKTKWNFSLKRHERIHLSADAIQWYNCDKCEYKTKRKTNLKHHNIIHLSADAIQWYNCEKCEFKTKQNRNLKQHEKIHLSADVIQWYSCDKCKYKTKYKYCIKQHNTIHLSADAIQWYNCDKCDFKTKLNNSLKRHEEIHLSADAIQWYNCDKCEFKTKQKRYLKKHEKNHLSADAIQWYKCDKCEFKTKQNCYLKKHEKNHLSADAIQWYKCDTCEFKTKLKNSLKRHEQIHLSADAIQWYNCDKCEYKTKRKTNLKHHNIIHLSADAIQWYNCEKCEFKTKQNRNLKQHEKIHLSADVIQWYSCDKCKYKTKYKYCIKQHNTIHLSADAIQWYNCDKCDFKTKLNNSLKRHEEIHLSADAIQWYNCDKCEFKTKQKRYLKKHEKNHLSADAIQWYKCDKCEFKTKQNCYLKKHEKNHLSADAIQWYKCDT; encoded by the coding sequence ATGGTGAATCACGCGAAACGTCACCGGTTGCCACTCGAATCAACAAGTTGTGAAAGAAACGTTTTGGAAAAGTATTACTGCAAGGAttgcaattttgaaacagaccTTGTGGTAATTTTCAAGGAACATCTCAGGGAATATCACAGAAAGGGCACTGATTGGATACAAGATCAACCAAAAAATGACACTGTTGTAAAAAGCTACATTTGTCAGAAGTGCACTTTTGAAACATACTCCGTTTTAATGTGGATTAAACACTTGGATGGTTCATGTTTTAACGCAAAAGAAGAATGTCAGAACATTAGTGAAGAAGAGTGGTACCCAAGTGAATGTTGTTCCTTTAGGACAAAGGAGGCAACAGTTTTGGAAAAACACCAGGCCGCAAAACAATCTCGTCACCACTTCCGTTGGTATAATTGTcataaatgcgaatttaaaacgaaatggAACTTCTCTCTAAAACGACATGAGAGAATacatctctcagcagatgccatccagtggtataattgtgataagtgcgaatacaaaacgaaacgtAAGACCAACCTGAAACACCATAACAtaattcatctctcagcagatgccattcagtggtataattgtgaaaaatgcgAATTTAAGACGAAACAAAACCGCAATCTAAAACAGCATGagaaaattcatctctcagcagatgtCATCCAGTGGTATAGTTGTgataaatgcaaatacaaGACGAAATATAAGTACTGCATTAAACAGCATAACAcaattcatctctcagcagatgccattcagtggtataattgtgataaatgcgacTTTAAAACGAAACTAAACAATTCCCTAAAACGACATGAGgaaattcatctctcagcagatgccatccagtggtataattgtgataaatgtgAATTTAAGACGAAACAAAAACGGTATCTAAAAAAGCATGAAAAAAatcatctctcagcagatgccaTTCAGTGGTATAaatgtgataaatgcgaatttaagACGAAACAAAACTGCTATCTAAAAAAGCATGAAAAAAatcatctctcagcagatgccaTTCAGTGGTATAAATGTGATACATGCGAATTTAAGACGAAACTAAAGAATTCCCTAAAACGACATGAGcaaattcatctctcagcagatgccatccagtggtataattgtgataaatgcgaatacaaaacgaaacgtAAGACCAACCTGAAACATCATAACAtaattcatctctcagcagatgccattcagtggtataattgtgaaaaatgcgAATTTAAGACGAAACAAAACCGCAATCTAAAACAGCATGagaaaattcatctctcagcagatgtCATCCAGTGGTATAGTTGTgataaatgcaaatacaaGACGAAATATAAGTACTGCATTAAACAGCATAACAcaattcatctctcagcagatgccattcagtggtataattgtgataaatgcgacTTTAAAACGAAACTAAACAATTCCCTAAAACGACATGAGgaaattcatctctcagcagatgccaTCCAGTGGTATAACTGTGATAAATGTGAATTTAAGACGAAACAAAAACGGTATCTAAAAAAGCATGAAAAAAatcatctctcagcagatgccaTTCAGTGGTATAaatgtgataaatgcgaatttaaaacgaaacaaaactGCTATCTAAAAAAGCATGAAAAAAatcatctctcagcagatgccaTTCAGTGGTATAAATGTGATACATGA